The Fulvitalea axinellae genomic interval ACAGGTATCTGTCTTCTGATCTATTTGGAAACTAATATTATACATTATGGTGTTGGGGAGGAAAAGAGGCCCTTCCCCAGCATCTATATTTTATTTGAAAAAACATTTGCGTTTTCGTCTTTTTTCCAGATGTAATTTTCCAATTCGAATTAAATCAATTATAAAACCACCATTGTTCCCCATTTTTTTGTACGGGGCATCCCCTTTTGAGTATGTTGCGATCATTAGCAACCAAACTCGACAATTTGAATAAAACCTTTACTCTTTATATCGTTCGAACTCTACTGTTAGTTGGCTGTATTCTGTCCTCCTGTAATATGGGACGCCAGAAAGCCATGTATCGGGAAACCGGATTCCAAGTGTTTGAAGGCTACGTTTCCAAACACAATTCCATCAATTTCATTTCCCCTTACGACGGCCAAATCCTTGGAGCCGGCCTACTGCCCGGCAAACAATTCAAGGAAGGGGACTTGCTGTGTCATATCGCCGACAAGGAAGTGCTTGGGGAATTGAGACGCCTTAAGCGTGGCATGATCCAGCGCCTTCCGCAAGTAATCTCTTCGCTGATGCTGGAAGAGCCCAAAAGCGCCGAAGCCTGGAGCGACTACCTCTCGAAACTGAAGATTAACGGCGACATGCCCCAGCCTCCGGCTCCACAGAACAAAGGAGAGGAAAAGACTCTGTTCAAACACCGAATCTACAGAGACTACTACGCCATTGACCAACTGCAACGCACGGTAAAGGACCACCCGATTTACGCGCCTTTCGACGGTATCGTAAAAAACATCGCCAGCGACAATACCGAGATATACTCAGGGCAACACCTGATGACATTGTGGAGAAGCCATAATACGTTTGAATTGGAGACCCAGCTCTCCGTAAGCTTCGGCCAGTCCGTAAACGAGGGCGATTCCGTAAACGTATCATTAGCCGCCAATCCCGACAAGGTTTGGTCCGGTTATGTATGCACCATCAAGGCTCCGGAAGATTTCAGAGTCGAACAGTACAAAGTTACCGTGGGCGTAAATATCTCCGACCCAAAAAGCGGTTTGCCCTCAGAGGGAGAAAAAGCCTCTGTAGTAATATTTCCGGCCGTCAGCACCAAGAGGCGCTGATCGGCCCAATCTTTGGGCAGGGCTTCCAAAAGCTCTCCCCATCGATGAAACGACTGAAAAAAAACGTAGAAAGCATCCGCTTGATTCTGGTCTTCTTCATGACCTTCCTGATTTTTTATCTGCTCAAGACATTATCAAGCATCGTACTTCCTTTGATTCTGGCTTTCTTTTTTTCCCTTCTTCTTTATCCTGTAATCAGTTTCTTGCACAAAAAAGGGATTCCCTCTGCTTTGGCCCTAGTTCTTTCCGGATTATTGGTATTGCTGATAGCGGGAAGCATCATCGAAACAATCAGGATATCGATACTGCAACTGTATGGCGAGAAAGCGGAACTTACACGTTTGGTCACGGTAAAAATGAACGAGTTGGGCCTCTCAATGAGCGATGTCCAGCAGAAGTTCACCGAATTTGCCGGCCCCATTCGTTGGTCACGCGTTTTGGCTACTGTAGGCGGAAGCCTTACCAGCTTAGCCGGATCGATGTTTATTATGCTGATCTACCTCTTTATTATCTTGGGAGGGATGGTAAAGTACAAAGAATATTTCCGGAGTCTAGAAGAAAAAGAAAACGGCGAATGGCTTCAGATTTTTGAGGAAATAAAACGTTCAATATCGATTTATATCCAAGTAAAATTCTTCACAAGCTTCGCCACCGGACTCTGTTTCGGCCTTACCGCGTATTTTTTCAATCTGGACTTTCCCTTGTTCTGGGGCTTTATGGCCTTTTGTCTCAATTTCATACCCTCGTTCGGTTCATTTGCTGTTACGATAGTCTTGATCCTGTTTGGCGGATTATATATTTCGTACGCCAATCTGTGGGTTTTCGCCTTGTTATTGGTCTTTATACAAGTGTTCTTCGGTAATATCGTCGAACCGAAATTTCTAGATTACCGGCTATCGATCAATATGCTTACGATCCTTTTCGGACTAATTTTCTGGGGATATATCCTGGGACCAATCGGTTTGCTATTAGCCGTTCCTTTGCTAGTATTGGTTAAATTGATCCTCAAACGCCAAAACGGAACAAAGATATTGGCGAAACTAATGGAATGATGGGATAACCTGCGGACAAAAAAATAGCCACTGACACACGGTTTGTCAGTGGCTATTTTTCTAAAAGGAATATGAATTACAGTCTTACCGTCACTTTCTTGTTTGACTCAACTTTCAGACTAGCCGGGAAAGCCAATTTCGAATCATGCTTGTATGACATCGAACGCCAAAGGTTCATAGCGTCACGTTGCGCTTTTCCTTTGAAAATCTCATTTCCCTGATACTTCACGACAACATCCTTGTCCAAATCAAGCATTGCGTCATTCAGGTTGATGAAAAGCACATCGCTATAATTCTCCTCGATGTTGATTTCGTTTTTAGACTTGTCGTAGGAAGCCCTAACTACTCCGCCTTTCTTAAGATCTTTTTCAGGAACTTCGAGCCAGTACATGCTGTTCAGGCGAGTGTTGTCGCTATGCCAAACCACGTTTGCTGGTACAGGATTACGCTTAAATTTCAACATCCATGGCAACGCCACAGCGTCCTGAAGCTCCATCCAGTGGCCTTTTCCTTTGTGAATAGTCACAGAGTGCTCATATGATCCCGGATATTTGTCGCTCAATGCCTGAAGCTTTTCGCCCCACTCTGCCGCCAACTCGTTACGACGATACGCCGCGTCAAGCTCGCCCATATGGATAGAAAAAGGAAGGTTGCGAAGATTCAAAGCGGAAACTCCACCCGGGTGTCCGGCCATCATTGAGGCGGCAGCCCAACGGTCGGCCATACGCGGAGCCATACGGAATGTTCCGTCTCCGCCAGCCGAATACCCCATCACATACACTTTGTCAGGGTTTACGCCTTCTTTGATTACTGCCATCCGAATGATATTATTGAAGAAATCTTCGATCTCATCACGGTGCCAGAGGTCCCACGAGTTGCCCGGAGCACGTGGCGCCAAGTATACTCCTTCCAGCCCTTTCATAGTTGCGTCGTACAGGCGCTGTTGGTTACGGTACTGCTGGTCGTTTACCTTTGCCGGAGCACCACCGCCACCGTGCATCGAGATGAAAAGACTACGACCGTCAGCGGGCTTTTCGCCCCAAACCTTATAAAAGAAAGGCATAGTTTTGTCGCCAAGTTTCATTTCCCTAGCATCCCACTGACTGCCGAGAGTTTCCAAAGCCTCACGTTCTGCCTCTTTTGTGAGTATACCCTTCACTTTTGACGCTCCTTCAGCGCTTAAGGCTTCCTTTGAAAATGCAAGAGTTTCCAGCCCAGACCTTGACTTAGTATCCTTGCCCAACCAAGCCTTCAACTCCGATTGAACTTTTTCGTCGCCGGAAGTACAACCAGAGCCTCCTAATACTACAAGAGAAACGAGGAAAAATAAAAATTTTAATCTTCTGTTTATCATGACCTTATGCCATTAAATGAAATTTTTGAAAGTCACCCATTAAGGGATAATAAAAAACAAACGGGCAGATCCCGAATATGCAAAACTAAGGTAGCGTACCTTTCCTAGACACTGGCCTTAGTAAGATTTCAATTTAACAAAATATTAGCTCAATAGGCATTTTTCATTCAAATAACTTATATCATAACCAACACCCCAAACAACCATAAATCACTATTTATCAGTTTTTTAATTATGAAAATAAGTTGCGCGGAATTCGCATTTAGGATCAATTCCAAGAGAAAATATTCATGCCGTAATTTGGATAGAAAAAACAATTCAACTGTTTTTATTATTTGCAGAAACAAAACAATTCCGTCTCTAATCAGAAGAATATTCTGAGTAAACTCTATTAAACGGAGGAATAAAGTTCTTTCTTTTCCGAGTCAAAATCTTAAAAATTGGATCCTACAAAGGAGCAAAACCGAAACTTTTTAGAAATTATTATATCCGCATATGATTAAATCGTTGTAAAACAGAGTCAAAAGGTGTTTTTTTGTTTTTACATTAGAGTGAAGCATCGGTTTTGTCTAACAGATCATAAGAACTCATATCTGAGATCCCCAATGATTCCGACTATAGCCGTGAAGATCAAGTGTTGTTGTTTTTTAGTAATTAGATGAGCTTTTTAAAACGTATATCTGAATTTGGCGCAAACGAGCAGATGGACATTGAATCCAAAGCATCGTTAAAAGTAGCCAACCTGTGGGCATTTCTCGGAATGTTAATCACCGCTCCCTTTATTGTAGTGACCTACAAACTCTATCCGCCTATTATGGGGATAACCATCGGAATATTCGTGGTGATGGCGCTTCATTATCTGATAGTCGCCTTCGGCGCTGACAGCAAATACTCGCGCATAATAATGGGAACGGTAAATCCTTGGCTAATTTTTTCCTATCATATGCTCTTGCGCCATGCTGGCGACGGTATTGTCCCCGGTCTGTCATTGGCTCAAGGCAGTATGACTATCATGCCTTGGGTACTGTACTCTACGAACGAGAGAAAATTACAGCTCACAATGATTGCCAACTCATTCCTGACCCTATGCTTGCCATTATTTCTTGACGGGTGGGGAAGTGACGAGTTTTCCAATAAAGAGTTCTATTCCCAAGACATGACCGTCGCGTTGTTTGCCGTGGCGGGAATGATTCTTTTTATCTGCTATATTCTCAGTACATCTTCTTACAGTTCGCTTCAAAAACAAAACGCTAAGCTGTGGAAGGATATGGAAACCAAACAGCAGGACATCCAATCCCAATCCGCTGATTTAAAAAGTTATGTGGCGAAAGTGGAAAAGCAACAGGCGGAAAACGAAAAGCGTCAATGGGTTATGCAAGGGCTGTCAGAATTGAACAATATTTTGCGTGGCGAATCGGATTGGGATATTGTAAAAGACAGATTCCTTTCGCACCTTATCAGTTACCTGAAAGTCAACCAAGGGGCGGTGTATGTGGTATCGGACGAAGAGGGTGAAGATGTTTATATCGAATTGTCAACCTGTTACGCTTACAGTCGAAAGAAGCACATCGAGCATAAATTAGATCCGGGAGAAGGGTTGTTGGGCCAAGCGTATTTGGAAAATGACACAGTTTACAGAACGGAAATACCAGAAGATTATATCAGGGTAACTTCAGGTTTGGGCGAAGCCCTGCCCACAAGTCTGCTTATCGTTCCGTTAAGGCATAACGAAGAGGTTTTGGCTTTGGTGGAATTGGCGTCTTTCCGTGAGTTTGCCGAACATGAAATCAATCTGGTAAAGGAATCGGGCGAAGGGCTCGCCTCATTCTTGTCCACTTCCAAAGTGACCCGAAAGATGCGGAATCTCGTAAGTAACGCGGAAAAATCCAGTGAACAGATGCGGGAACAAGAGCATATGATGCGACAGAATATGGAGGAGATAATGAACGCTCAAGAGGAATACAGCCGCACAATTCAGGAGAAAGATGAAGAGTTGAAAACGCTAAGGGCCAGAATTCTGGAACTTGAGACAAGCTAACAGGAAATCACGGAATGTCGGTAAATCACCTATTGGTCTTTTACCGGCATTCAACCACTAACAATCTACCAATACAAACTCACCCCCTTCCCATCACTTTCCACAAGAAAGCGGTAGCCCCGGCCAAGAAACCGATCCATATTGCCTGAAAGGTTCCCAAAGCTCCCATTGAAACTAGATACATAAATGTTCCCACAAGCATTCCTGGCTTTAGCGCCTGAACTAACCGATTCCCTATCGGAGCTCCGCTGATTTGTCCGTATGTCTGTTTCATAAGCTCACGAATCTTTTGTCTCTTCGTTATCTTTTTCATCTGTCTTTACGCATTCCGAAAATTTACGTCTCATACGCTCCCGCAGATCCCCACCCCGTTTATTGTCACAACATCGTTCTTCCTTACAATGTCTGTGCGCCATCCATGGACCTGAAAAAAGGAGTTTGGATAGCAAAAACAAACCCGCAGCTTGAGCGAATCCGATTTCCGGCAAGCCGAACAGCTCTGGCAAAAGCCAGTTCCACAACGACTTGAGTACTACTACAATCGCCGCAAGAACCGCTACAGCGAACAACGATTTACACAATATTGATACTACTTTCATTTCTTTCCCATTTTCAGATTCAACCAATCCTAATCACAAAGCTTTTCAGGGGAAGTCAATTTCATTTGGCTCCATAGCCACAAGACAAACAATCAATTGAACTTTAGCTTATTAATGATTTTTTTACAATCAACAATCTTCCGGAATACGGATATCACGCTGTTGACGAATCCAAGAAAGCACAAGCTCAAACTGTGACTCCGTGAGAGCGTATTCCGCAGGAAGGCTTTCGACAAACATCGACAAAGCCTCGTCGGAGCGTTGCCATACTTCTTTCAGAGCTACTGATTTGTGACCAAAAGCCATTAGTAGGGCATCCTCCGGAAATACAGCCCCATCAGGCCGATTAGACATCACGGCCTTAAGTCCTTCCTGATCCAAGCCCAATACCTCACAAAAAGCCTGCTCCCAAGCTTTGCGATTTCTTCTGTACGCCGTCTCTATCTTTTGGGCGGTTTCCATTGGTATTCCGGCTCCGAAAATCCCATTTGCCTCAAAGGCTTTCACTTCCGCTAATAGCATATCTTTTTTATCTTTTGACGGTTTTGTTTCCAATTTGAAAGACGGTCATGATCATTCCCCTAGTACTGTTCGTACAAATGCCTAAGTCTTTTCCTAAGAAAAAGAATAGCGTACCTTTTCCTGGAAATCAAGGTGTTAACGGCGACTCCCGTTTCCGCCGAAATTTGCTTAAAGCCCTTTCCCTCAAGCTCATGACAGACAAAAACCCGGCGTTGCTCTTCCGGAAGATCATCCAACGCCTTTTCCAGTTCTTCCCATACCTGTTCCCGGAGAAATTCCGACTCCGGATTTCCTTCCAAAGAAGGCAACAGATCCTGAAAGTGTAGCGGTCCGTCATCGGTTTCCGTTTCCGAAAGGCTGTCTTGCTTGCCTCTCGTCCCTTTTTTCCGAAACAGATCCGTGATTTTGTTTCTGGCCACCCTGTATATCCAACCAGTTACTTTCTCAAGATCCCGGATATTATCATATCCTAACAGGTACTGATAAAACACGTCTTGCAAGATGTCCTCGGCGTCTTCCAAGCTAGGTACATTCCGTCTGATGAAATTCCTCAATTTGCCCTGTTCCTCATCAAAGGGCTTGAGTATATCTTCATTCTTCCGTTCGCTCATCGTCGCGGACTTTCGTGTTTACACTTTGTAGTCGGCTTAGCGGAGAAAATATTTTAAGGGATTTCGATTTTTTTCAAAAAAAACTCAAAATCCTCTTTCCAACCGTTTCTTTCCGGTAAAACCAACGTTTTCGCTATCTGATAATTCAAATATATAGGCGCCTTGTGACAACCCTGTGTCAGTAGACATCAGCGATTGCGAAAAGAAAGGAACACAAGGACGTCTTGGGAAACAAGGCTGAAATGCTGTACGGTCAGATTCATCTACAAAACGTCTCTCCCGCCCGGAAATGGAAAACTGTCAAAAACAGAAAAAGGGGATTTGTGTGACATTTTACCCTTACTCCTTTTTCCACCACTACATTAGTGACTTTTTTAAGGGTATACTCAGCTTCAATAATAACTCTGTTTTCTTATCAACCTCCTCTTTAAGTTTAAAGAAAACTTGATGTACACAAATAAGAAGAGCAGGGGTAAAACCCCCGCACTGAATCAATTAAAGGAAATTAATGCGATGTTTGTGAATAGAAATTCATTACCACAACACCAGCAATAATTAAAATAGTGCCGAGGATTGCGGGAACATCGAACTTTTGTCCAAAAAACGCAACTGATACGATTGAGGTGAGAACGATACCCAAACCAGCCCAAATTGCGTAACATGTTCCCAAAGGAATCTCCCTCAAGGCAAGAGACAACAGATAGAAAGACAAGCAGTAAACCACTATCGATCCCGTGGCAGGTAACCATTTTGTATACCCGTCAGAGATCTTCAAGAGTGATGAACCAAAAACCTCACATCCGATCGCTAATGCCAGATACAAATACTTCATGATAATTAACATTATAAATAATGCACGGGAACTTTGTGTCCCTCGGCTGTGGAAGAATAGGATCCCGAGTCCTTGATAACGTTACTTCCTTCACGTTACAGCCTCACTATATTGGCTACGCGCCTTGCGTCTTTCTTCCATATAAAAGGTGGATGGAGCATCGCTTTATAACTACAGTTTTATCCGTACTATGCTTTCCAGTTTACCCCAAAGCATCCAACAAATCGGCACGATAGCCATCACTGATAGGAAGATGATGATCACCGACAAACAAACGGCTGGTGTCGATATAGCGGACCTCATCCAGGTTGACCAAATATGAGCGATGAATCCGGCGGAAGCCACTGGCCCGGAGTTGGTCCTCTACCCTCTTCATAGAGTCAAGCACTTTGAGTGGACCGAAGCTTTTGGTTTGGTACACTACGTACTCACTGTCAGCTTTTACAAATTCTATATCGGAAAGCTTGACACGGTAAATCTTTCTGTCCGATTTCAGGACCACGTGACTAGTAACGGCTTCATGGGGCGTGGCCGGATCCACGCCTCGCTGTTCGCGCACGCGATTGACGGCTGACATAAAACGGCTAAATTCTATAGGCTTAACCAGATAATCGGTCACGTTCAACTCAAACCCTTCAACCGCATATTCTCTGAAGGCCGTAGTGATAATGATAGCTGGCGGGGCGCTCAAAGCTTTGATAAACTCCAACCCTGTCATTTCCGGCATATTGATATCAAGAAAAACTAAATCAACGGGATTGTCGGCCAAAGCGGCTAAGCCCGCCACCGCAGATTTGAAGTCGTCAACCACTTCCAAATCGGGCACTCGGGAGCAGTAAGCCCGCAAGAGCTGGCGCGCAGGTTTTTCATCGTCAATTATCAGACATTTCAGTGTCATCGAGCTCAATTTTCAGTTTCACATAGAAAACCCGATTACGGCTTCCCGTCTCCAAGCTATGCCGTTTCGGGTAGAAGAGTTCCAGTCTGCGGCTTACGTTCTGTATTCCTATCCCATGGCCAGGGCTTTTGCGTTTATCCTCGCAAAACGAGTTTTCGCAAATAAATGTCAGCGTATTTCCCTCAGTCGCTAAACTTATCCTGACAAACCCTTCGTGTACGCACTCCACGTTGCCGTGTTTAAAAGCGTTTTCCACGAAAGGAATCAACAGCATGGGCGCTATTTTTCTGGAAGGATCGGTGTGTATATGGTCAATGGTCACGTTAACTATCTCGTCGTCTTTCAATAAGAACAGTTCCGTGAAATTCTTGATATAGCTAACCTCGTCCCGCAGGCTTACAATTCCTTTTCTTGTCCCGTAAAGGGAATAATCCAACAATTTGGAAAGTCGCATCACGGCCTCGGGACCCTTGGGGTCATTCATCGAGGTCATAGAGTAGATATTATTCAGGGTATTAAACAAAAAATGCGGATTGATTTGTTGCATCAAGAAGTCCTTTTCGGACTCCACAACCGAAAGTCTTTTCTTATCCGATTCCTGCGCCTTTTTATAAGAATAAAAATAAAGACTGGCCAAAACGGCGAAAATAGGGGGAGCGCTGTGTATCAATGTCTCCTCAAAGCGCCAAAGCGAATAGGACATCACCTCCTGGATCATGACTTTGGTAGGGCCGTCAAAGACTTCTCCAAACCGCCTGTATTCTGGCGTAAACGTAAACAGTAAACGTCCTACCCCAAAACTAACGACAATTGACAAAAGGGCAAGAAAGACATAATGCCCAGGACGGGGCTTAAAATATTTCGGCAATAACACCCTGATGTTCAGATAAAAAATAGCCGCTTGGGGAACAACTATTCCCGTTGTCCGCAAAAGGGCGGTAACGGGATCGGTTAATTCTGTGAAGAGTGCGAAAAAAAACAGCGCAATCCCCAGCCATAAGGCTACGGTCGTTATTTTTTTGTTTTTGATTGACATATCAACACTATAAAATCCGGAAGGGGATTATACCCCTCCCGGAAAATTGGACGCTACAGATGGAAGAAAGGGCCTTTATTCGATTCCCCCTCCGCCCAAAGATACGTAAAGATTCAGCAGGGCTTTGTTCTGCCCGTTTTGCAAATCAACAAGCGACAACTCTGTAGCCAACTCGTTTTGTTGCGCCCGCAAAACCTCCAAGTAATTAACCATTCCGCTAGCCAACAGCGCCTCGGACTGGCGAGTGGCTTGGCTGTAAGCCTCAAAGGATTTGCCTACGCTTATCTTTCTCTCGGCGGAAGTCTTGTAATTGACCAAGGCATCGTTTACCTCGCGCGAGGCGTTTAATATCGCCTGTTCAAAACTCAACAGCGCTTGTTCCTCCTTGGTTTTGGCTACCTCAAGTTGGGTTTTGAGCTTACGGCCGTTAAAGATCGGTTGCGTAAGGTTAGCGAAGAGGTTATAATAAAAGGCATCGCCACGAAATACTTTGGATATTTCGTTACCCATCAGCCCCACATCAGCGCTAAGGCTCAAGGCAGGATAAAGATCGGCCTTGGCCACGTTAGTCATCTCGAAGGCGTTTACGAAACCTTGCTCGGCGGCCCGCAAATCGGGGCGATTGGAAAGCAGGGCCAAAGGAACGCCGGGCGAAAGTGTCTCCGCCTCGGAAGCGAACATTTCCGGTCCCATGACGCCACGCTCCACCGGCCCCGGCGTACGGCCGAGCAGTACGGAAAGGGCGTTTTCCGTCAGGCGAATCCGGCCTTGCAGATCGGCCTTGATCTGCTGAGCGTCGTAAAGTTGCGCTTCGGCTTGCTTTACGGCTACTTCGGTCAGGTTGTCCTGTCCGGCGTCTTTCAGCGCTCGGATTACGTTCAGACTCCTTTGGCGGTTTACGATCGTGCGCTCCGTAACGTCAAGCTGGCGATCCAGGGCCAACAAATCGAAGTATGAGGACGAGATATCCGATATCATTCTGGTGACCACGGCCTGTTTGGCGGCCAGAGTCTGAAGATACGAGGCGCGGAAGGCTTTGTTCTGGCTGGTGATTTTCCCCCAAATATCGGCTTCCCAACTAAAGCTGCCTGTCACGTCAAACTGGTCCATATTAAAATCACCACCACCGAACGCAGTGTTGTCGGAAGGGTTTTGCCAACTGGCTCTGCCAGCCAAGCTGGCTGTAGGCAAATAGCCGGCTTTTCCCTGCTTGCGGTAAGCGTCGGCCGCCACGATGTTCTGCAAGGCTATTCGGACATCATAATTGTTTTCCAGTCCCGTTCGTATATGCTTGCGCAGAATTTCATCCGAAAAGAACTCTTCCCAAGGCATCTCCCCAATAGATTTGTCGGAGGATTCCGTAACGACATCGGTGCGGTACAGCGCCTCGGTATCGACAGAGAGTTTGGGCTCGCTGTACTTGCGCCTTACCAAGCATGACTGCAAGGTAAGGGGCAAGACGAGGGCCAGCGCCCAATAATATATGATTCTGTTTCTTGTCATGATTTCTAAACTAAAATCGTACTTAGTAAAGAGTCCAGAGTAAAGCGTAAAGAGTATGCAGTGATGAATTATCAAGCTTGCTCTTCTTGCTTTTTCAACTCCTTTACAGAAGGTGCACTTATCAGGACTCCGTTATCGCTTCGGCTTTTAGTTCGGTCTCGGGTTTTCTTTTAAAGCGTTCCTGCAACGATTGGAACACCACGAACAGCACAGGAACCACAAACAGCCCCAAAGCCGTACCCACAAGCATACCGCCCGCCGCGCCGGTACCGATAGAGCGGTTTCCGGAAGCGCCTACCCCCTGCGCCAACACCAATGGCAAAAGGCCGAGGATAAAGGCGAACGATGTCATCAATACGGGGCGGAGACGTGCCTTGGCGCCAGTTACGGCGGCCTGTACCAACTCCATTCCTTCTTTGCGTCGTTGTAATGCGTATTCCACAATCAGAATGGCGTTTTTAGCCAAAAGACCAAGCAACATTATCAGGGC includes:
- a CDS encoding AI-2E family transporter, which codes for MKRLKKNVESIRLILVFFMTFLIFYLLKTLSSIVLPLILAFFFSLLLYPVISFLHKKGIPSALALVLSGLLVLLIAGSIIETIRISILQLYGEKAELTRLVTVKMNELGLSMSDVQQKFTEFAGPIRWSRVLATVGGSLTSLAGSMFIMLIYLFIILGGMVKYKEYFRSLEEKENGEWLQIFEEIKRSISIYIQVKFFTSFATGLCFGLTAYFFNLDFPLFWGFMAFCLNFIPSFGSFAVTIVLILFGGLYISYANLWVFALLLVFIQVFFGNIVEPKFLDYRLSINMLTILFGLIFWGYILGPIGLLLAVPLLVLVKLILKRQNGTKILAKLME
- a CDS encoding GAF domain-containing protein, which translates into the protein MSFLKRISEFGANEQMDIESKASLKVANLWAFLGMLITAPFIVVTYKLYPPIMGITIGIFVVMALHYLIVAFGADSKYSRIIMGTVNPWLIFSYHMLLRHAGDGIVPGLSLAQGSMTIMPWVLYSTNERKLQLTMIANSFLTLCLPLFLDGWGSDEFSNKEFYSQDMTVALFAVAGMILFICYILSTSSYSSLQKQNAKLWKDMETKQQDIQSQSADLKSYVAKVEKQQAENEKRQWVMQGLSELNNILRGESDWDIVKDRFLSHLISYLKVNQGAVYVVSDEEGEDVYIELSTCYAYSRKKHIEHKLDPGEGLLGQAYLENDTVYRTEIPEDYIRVTSGLGEALPTSLLIVPLRHNEEVLALVELASFREFAEHEINLVKESGEGLASFLSTSKVTRKMRNLVSNAEKSSEQMREQEHMMRQNMEEIMNAQEEYSRTIQEKDEELKTLRARILELETS
- a CDS encoding sigma-70 family RNA polymerase sigma factor; the encoded protein is MSERKNEDILKPFDEEQGKLRNFIRRNVPSLEDAEDILQDVFYQYLLGYDNIRDLEKVTGWIYRVARNKITDLFRKKGTRGKQDSLSETETDDGPLHFQDLLPSLEGNPESEFLREQVWEELEKALDDLPEEQRRVFVCHELEGKGFKQISAETGVAVNTLISRKRYAILFLRKRLRHLYEQY
- a CDS encoding multidrug efflux SMR transporter is translated as MKYLYLALAIGCEVFGSSLLKISDGYTKWLPATGSIVVYCLSFYLLSLALREIPLGTCYAIWAGLGIVLTSIVSVAFFGQKFDVPAILGTILIIAGVVVMNFYSQTSH
- a CDS encoding LytTR family DNA-binding domain-containing protein is translated as MTLKCLIIDDEKPARQLLRAYCSRVPDLEVVDDFKSAVAGLAALADNPVDLVFLDINMPEMTGLEFIKALSAPPAIIITTAFREYAVEGFELNVTDYLVKPIEFSRFMSAVNRVREQRGVDPATPHEAVTSHVVLKSDRKIYRVKLSDIEFVKADSEYVVYQTKSFGPLKVLDSMKRVEDQLRASGFRRIHRSYLVNLDEVRYIDTSRLFVGDHHLPISDGYRADLLDALG
- a CDS encoding sensor histidine kinase → MSIKNKKITTVALWLGIALFFFALFTELTDPVTALLRTTGIVVPQAAIFYLNIRVLLPKYFKPRPGHYVFLALLSIVVSFGVGRLLFTFTPEYRRFGEVFDGPTKVMIQEVMSYSLWRFEETLIHSAPPIFAVLASLYFYSYKKAQESDKKRLSVVESEKDFLMQQINPHFLFNTLNNIYSMTSMNDPKGPEAVMRLSKLLDYSLYGTRKGIVSLRDEVSYIKNFTELFLLKDDEIVNVTIDHIHTDPSRKIAPMLLIPFVENAFKHGNVECVHEGFVRISLATEGNTLTFICENSFCEDKRKSPGHGIGIQNVSRRLELFYPKRHSLETGSRNRVFYVKLKIELDDTEMSDN
- a CDS encoding TolC family protein, whose protein sequence is MTRNRIIYYWALALVLPLTLQSCLVRRKYSEPKLSVDTEALYRTDVVTESSDKSIGEMPWEEFFSDEILRKHIRTGLENNYDVRIALQNIVAADAYRKQGKAGYLPTASLAGRASWQNPSDNTAFGGGDFNMDQFDVTGSFSWEADIWGKITSQNKAFRASYLQTLAAKQAVVTRMISDISSSYFDLLALDRQLDVTERTIVNRQRSLNVIRALKDAGQDNLTEVAVKQAEAQLYDAQQIKADLQGRIRLTENALSVLLGRTPGPVERGVMGPEMFASEAETLSPGVPLALLSNRPDLRAAEQGFVNAFEMTNVAKADLYPALSLSADVGLMGNEISKVFRGDAFYYNLFANLTQPIFNGRKLKTQLEVAKTKEEQALLSFEQAILNASREVNDALVNYKTSAERKISVGKSFEAYSQATRQSEALLASGMVNYLEVLRAQQNELATELSLVDLQNGQNKALLNLYVSLGGGGIE